One Helianthus annuus cultivar XRQ/B chromosome 12, HanXRQr2.0-SUNRISE, whole genome shotgun sequence genomic region harbors:
- the LOC110892756 gene encoding protein ALP1-like, producing the protein MEFNVPSSSSSDDDTTSSSSYEFEEAINEAAVASYDLWIWNAYFGQEGSHNDINVFESSPVLEEIINGLAPTSAFYASDNYYKRGYYLTDGIYPEYATFVKTFTEPIDLKRKYFTRKQESARKDIERAFGVLRKRWHVINYPARYWTKEKMHDVIYTCIILHNMILEDEDKAICQDYNENDPSLFPEYWTQEVSSETRLENIMDIKNRQKHTMLMCDLIDHLWDNKQPGYEAELVNEDEGDNEDEDNNNVVDLDLNEYVSDDE; encoded by the exons ATGGAGTTCAACGTCCCTTCGTCATCCTCGTCCGACGACGATACAACTTCATCTAGTTCTTATGAATTTGAAGAAGCCATCAACGAGGCG GCGGTTGCATCTTATGATCTTTGGATATGGAATGCATATTTTGGTCAAGAAGGTTCTCACAACGACATCAACGTGTTTGAGTCTTCGCCGGTTCTCGAAGAGATTATAAACGGGTTGGCACCAACTTCAGCGTTTTATGCGAGCGATAATTACTACAAACGCGGATATTATTTAACTGACGGTATCTATCCGGAGTACGCAACGTTCGTAAAGACGTTCACCGAGCCTATTGATCTTAAAAGAAAATATTTCACGAGAAAACAAGAATCAGCAAGAAAAGATATCGAGCGAGCGTTTGGAGTTCTTCGAAAGCGATGGCACGTCATCAATTATCCAGCAAGATACTGGACAAAGGAAAAAATGCATGACGTCATTTACACATGCATTATTTTGCATAACATGATATTGGAAGACGAAGACAAAGCCATTTGCCAAGATTACAATGAGAATGACCCTTCATTGTTCCCGGAGTATTGGACACAAGAAGTATCATCGGAGACACGACTCGAGAACATAATGGATATAAAGAATAGACAGAAACACACCATGCTTATGTGTGACTTGATCGATCACCTATGGGACAACAAACAACCAGGATACGAGGCGGAACTCGTTAACGAGGATGAAGGAGATAACGAGGATGAAGATAATAACAATGTAGTCGACCTCGACCTAAACGAGTACGTTAGTGACGATGAGTAG
- the LOC110892755 gene encoding F-box protein PP2-B1 isoform X2, with protein MEQEMKDFLSSLPEGFVAEALALTSPRDASRLSSVNSFFRSAAQWDSVWATFVPPECLPEAIDGSMREVFLRLCDHPIIIEQGNKSFWLDKWTGKKCYMLAARQLSIALFDSPTCWRWTSMEKSRFTEVAELINPCNGSHRQCQHFHLISEVRTQHM; from the exons ATGGAACAAGAGATGAAGGATTTCTTAAGTTCACTCCCTGAAGGATTCGTTGCGGAAGCATTGGCTCTCACCAGTCCAAGAGATGCTTCCAGGTTGTCATCCGTCAATTCTTTTTTCCGGTCCGCTGCCCAGTGGGATTCAGTTTGGGCAACCTTTGTGCCACCAGAGTGCCTGCCCGAGGCAATAGACGGTTCGATGAGGGAGGTATTTCTACGTCTTTGTGATCACCCCATCATCATTGAACAAGGAAATAAG AGTTTCTGGTTGGATAAATGGACTGGAAAAAAATGTTACATGTTGGCTGCTAGACAACTGTCAATTGCTTTGTTTGACTCCCCTACTTGTTGGAGATGGACATCTATGGAAAAATCTAG ATTCACAGAAGTGGCTGAACTTATCAATCCGTGCAATGGAAGTCATAGGCAATGTCAACACTTCCATCTTATCTCCGAAGTCCGAACACAACATATGTAG
- the LOC110892755 gene encoding F-box protein PP2-B1 isoform X1 — MEQEMKDFLSSLPEGFVAEALALTSPRDASRLSSVNSFFRSAAQWDSVWATFVPPECLPEAIDGSMREVFLRLCDHPIIIEQGNKEQSFWLDKWTGKKCYMLAARQLSIALFDSPTCWRWTSMEKSRFTEVAELINPCNGSHRQCQHFHLISEVRTQHM; from the exons ATGGAACAAGAGATGAAGGATTTCTTAAGTTCACTCCCTGAAGGATTCGTTGCGGAAGCATTGGCTCTCACCAGTCCAAGAGATGCTTCCAGGTTGTCATCCGTCAATTCTTTTTTCCGGTCCGCTGCCCAGTGGGATTCAGTTTGGGCAACCTTTGTGCCACCAGAGTGCCTGCCCGAGGCAATAGACGGTTCGATGAGGGAGGTATTTCTACGTCTTTGTGATCACCCCATCATCATTGAACAAGGAAATAAG GAACAGAGTTTCTGGTTGGATAAATGGACTGGAAAAAAATGTTACATGTTGGCTGCTAGACAACTGTCAATTGCTTTGTTTGACTCCCCTACTTGTTGGAGATGGACATCTATGGAAAAATCTAG ATTCACAGAAGTGGCTGAACTTATCAATCCGTGCAATGGAAGTCATAGGCAATGTCAACACTTCCATCTTATCTCCGAAGTCCGAACACAACATATGTAG